A stretch of the Desulfuromonas sp. TF genome encodes the following:
- a CDS encoding EthD family reductase, with amino-acid sequence MIEVMILYPKSEGSRFDMDYYSNRHIPMVREKLGAACKGIAVKKGLGGPEPGSSPSFVALGHLLFDSLEVFQEAFAPHAEAFMADIPNYTNIQPLVQINSVQI; translated from the coding sequence ATGATTGAAGTAATGATTCTTTACCCGAAAAGTGAGGGAAGCCGGTTCGACATGGATTATTACAGCAACCGCCACATTCCCATGGTCCGTGAAAAACTGGGGGCGGCATGCAAAGGTATCGCCGTAAAGAAGGGGTTAGGCGGACCGGAGCCCGGCTCCTCTCCTTCCTTTGTTGCTCTGGGTCATCTGCTGTTTGATTCACTGGAAGTATTTCAGGAGGCATTCGCACCTCATGCGGAGGCGTTTATGGCGGACATTCCCAACTACACAAACATTCAGCCGCTTGTACAGATAAACAGTGTGCAGATTTGA
- a CDS encoding RND family transporter translates to MKKKKSSPMAEYPVISDISDFDRNSGNFLERLLFKNRLLVISLCLVVTIVLGYFALGQTLNAAFEKMIPTKHPYIANFLEYKDQLAGLGNNLRIAVETTPEGNIFTKEYLDVVRRLNDEIFLLKGVERPYMKSIWTPATRWIGVTEDGFDGGPVIPDDYDGSSESIDQVRLNVERSGEIGQLIAADYRSSVILVPLIDRDPQTGEPLDYHVFSQQIESLREKYETDTITIHITGFAKVVGDLIAGLEQMLLFFGLTILICSAVLYWYTRCVRSTILVVICSFIAVVWLLGLLPLFGYQLDPYSILVPFLVFAIGMSHGAQMMNGIMQEIGRGAHRVVSARYTFRKLFLTGITALLTDAIGFAVLMVIAIKVIQDLALIASVGVTLLIFTNLVLLPILLSYIGVGKKATQRSHEAALRDSADAQHAQHPMWRFLNLFAKPGWAHTAVLVAAVLGVLGFMVSTQVKIGDLDPGAPELWPDSRYNRDNAFMVENYSASSDMYVVMVKTDQYACGQYENLIKVDELEWRLQQLPGVVSTTSLAALSKVSAAGMNEGSFKWYGIPPNQNLLNAIITRAPRDLFNQPCDLLTVYAYLTDHKAKTLESVVQAVEGFARENNSDSLRFMSAAGNAGIEAATNIVVERANTQMLVLVYIAVIVLSYIAFRSVIAVVCAILPLMLTSVLCQALMVFLGIGVKVATLPVIALGVGIGVDYALYVMSVLLARRREGMTLSEAYYNALLGTGKMVVLTAITLGAAVCTWAFSPIKFQADMGLLLGFMFVWNMLGALILMPALAYFLMPLKASVRIPSTLVKKVGDSACESRSE, encoded by the coding sequence ATGAAAAAGAAAAAGTCATCTCCTATGGCAGAGTATCCGGTGATTAGTGACATCTCGGATTTTGACAGAAACTCAGGCAATTTTCTCGAACGGTTGCTGTTTAAAAACCGATTGCTTGTCATCTCACTATGTCTGGTGGTGACAATTGTGCTGGGTTATTTCGCGCTCGGGCAGACACTTAATGCCGCCTTCGAGAAGATGATACCCACCAAGCATCCCTACATCGCCAACTTCCTGGAATACAAGGATCAGTTGGCCGGACTTGGCAACAATCTTCGGATTGCGGTCGAAACGACCCCCGAGGGAAACATCTTTACCAAGGAGTATTTGGATGTTGTCCGGCGATTGAATGACGAAATCTTTCTGCTCAAAGGCGTTGAACGGCCTTATATGAAGTCTATCTGGACCCCGGCGACACGTTGGATCGGTGTCACCGAGGACGGCTTCGATGGAGGGCCGGTCATACCCGACGATTACGATGGCTCATCCGAGAGCATCGATCAGGTGCGGCTCAATGTGGAACGCTCTGGCGAAATCGGCCAGCTGATTGCCGCCGATTACAGATCCAGTGTGATTCTTGTGCCGCTGATCGACCGGGACCCGCAGACCGGAGAACCGTTGGATTATCACGTTTTTTCACAGCAGATTGAGTCGTTGCGCGAGAAGTATGAAACTGACACCATCACGATTCACATTACAGGATTTGCCAAGGTAGTCGGTGATCTGATTGCCGGGCTGGAGCAGATGTTGCTGTTCTTTGGCCTGACGATTCTTATCTGTTCCGCGGTCCTCTATTGGTATACGCGCTGCGTGCGTTCCACGATTTTGGTGGTCATCTGCTCGTTCATCGCGGTGGTATGGCTGTTGGGATTGTTGCCCTTATTTGGGTATCAGCTGGATCCTTATTCGATCCTCGTTCCCTTCCTGGTCTTCGCCATCGGCATGAGCCATGGTGCACAGATGATGAACGGCATCATGCAGGAGATCGGCCGGGGGGCACACCGGGTAGTGTCTGCACGTTATACCTTCCGCAAGCTCTTTCTGACAGGAATAACCGCCCTTTTGACCGATGCCATCGGCTTTGCCGTGCTGATGGTAATTGCAATAAAAGTCATCCAAGATTTGGCTTTGATCGCAAGTGTGGGCGTGACCCTGCTGATCTTTACCAACCTGGTCCTGCTGCCGATTCTTCTCTCCTACATCGGGGTGGGGAAGAAGGCTACTCAGCGCAGCCATGAAGCGGCGCTCAGGGACAGCGCCGATGCGCAACACGCGCAGCACCCCATGTGGCGGTTCCTGAACCTATTTGCCAAGCCCGGCTGGGCCCATACCGCAGTGCTGGTGGCCGCAGTGCTCGGGGTGCTCGGATTTATGGTCAGCACCCAGGTGAAAATCGGCGACCTGGACCCCGGCGCCCCGGAGCTTTGGCCCGACTCGCGCTACAATCGCGACAATGCCTTCATGGTCGAGAACTATTCGGCCAGCAGTGATATGTATGTGGTTATGGTCAAGACCGACCAGTACGCCTGTGGTCAGTACGAGAACCTGATCAAGGTCGATGAGCTCGAGTGGCGGCTTCAGCAGCTTCCGGGGGTGGTCTCGACTACCTCTCTGGCAGCTCTGAGCAAGGTCTCCGCCGCCGGAATGAACGAGGGCAGTTTCAAATGGTACGGCATTCCGCCCAACCAGAATCTGCTCAACGCCATCATCACCCGTGCGCCGCGTGACCTGTTCAACCAGCCCTGCGACCTTTTGACCGTCTATGCCTACCTGACCGACCACAAGGCCAAGACGCTAGAGAGCGTGGTGCAGGCCGTGGAGGGCTTCGCCAGGGAGAACAACTCGGACTCTCTCCGCTTCATGTCCGCAGCGGGCAATGCAGGTATCGAGGCGGCCACCAATATCGTCGTTGAGCGGGCCAACACGCAGATGCTGGTGCTGGTCTACATCGCGGTGATCGTGCTCTCCTATATCGCTTTTCGCTCCGTTATCGCCGTCGTCTGCGCCATCTTGCCACTCATGTTGACCTCCGTATTGTGCCAGGCCCTGATGGTGTTTCTCGGCATCGGGGTGAAGGTGGCCACGCTGCCGGTTATCGCCCTGGGGGTCGGCATTGGCGTCGATTACGCCCTGTATGTCATGAGCGTGTTGCTGGCTCGAAGGCGCGAGGGTATGACCCTCTCGGAGGCCTATTACAATGCGCTGCTCGGCACGGGAAAGATGGTTGTCCTGACGGCCATCACCCTGGGAGCGGCCGTCTGCACCTGGGCCTTCTCTCCCATCAAATTCCAGGCCGATATGGGCCTGCTGCTGGGATTCATGTTTGTCTGGAATATGCTTGGCGCACTCATCCTGATGCCCGCTTTGGCCTACTTCCTCATGCCCCTAAAAGCTTCCGTAAGGATCCCTTCTACGCTGGTGAAAAAAGTCGGCGACAGTGCATGCGAATCCCGTTCGGAATAG
- a CDS encoding YCF48-related protein: MYRKLEKIVFLLVLLGLLLASSQLWAESLLAKPADISPRAGKSVLLSLAQAGDRLVAVGERGFALTSDDHGLTWHQAQVPVSVTLTTVFFATPEKGWAVGHGGVVLNSDDGGRTWKKLLDGTQAAAIELEAAKHADNAESRQNERRVRNAQWLVNSGPDKPFLSVHFFDSRRGLIVGAYGLIFATEDGGKSWRSLMGNVPNPMGLHLYDICIVGRDVYVVGEQGIVFRASDDWEQFEKIETPYKGSFFGMQSSLNGDLLLFGLRGHVLRSSDRGESWHWVDMPQPVTLTAGTRLGNGDLVLVNETGAVLRSTDDGKHFNPVSVENASLFTDVLQSADGALITSGIRGTTRIELQNNSGNS, encoded by the coding sequence ATGTACAGAAAGCTAGAGAAGATCGTTTTCCTCCTCGTCCTGCTGGGGCTGCTTCTCGCATCCTCGCAGCTCTGGGCGGAGAGCCTGTTGGCAAAGCCGGCGGACATAAGCCCGCGTGCAGGAAAGTCGGTGCTTTTATCTCTGGCGCAAGCCGGCGATCGGTTGGTAGCGGTTGGTGAGCGGGGTTTTGCACTGACTTCGGATGATCACGGTTTGACTTGGCACCAGGCCCAGGTGCCGGTCAGCGTAACATTGACCACCGTCTTTTTCGCCACACCTGAAAAAGGGTGGGCCGTCGGCCACGGCGGGGTAGTGTTGAACAGCGATGATGGCGGCCGCACCTGGAAAAAGCTCCTCGATGGGACCCAAGCGGCAGCCATCGAACTGGAGGCAGCTAAGCATGCCGATAACGCCGAGAGTCGCCAAAATGAACGTCGCGTGCGCAATGCCCAGTGGCTGGTCAATAGCGGACCGGACAAACCCTTCTTGTCGGTACATTTTTTCGACAGCCGCCGAGGGCTCATCGTGGGGGCCTATGGACTGATTTTCGCCACCGAGGACGGAGGAAAAAGCTGGCGCTCGTTGATGGGCAATGTGCCAAACCCTATGGGGCTGCACCTGTATGACATCTGCATTGTGGGCCGGGATGTCTATGTGGTGGGAGAGCAGGGCATCGTTTTCCGCGCCAGCGACGACTGGGAGCAGTTCGAGAAAATCGAGACCCCCTACAAGGGCAGCTTCTTCGGAATGCAGAGCAGCCTCAATGGAGACCTTCTTCTCTTCGGACTTCGTGGCCACGTGTTGCGCTCGAGCGATCGCGGCGAGAGCTGGCATTGGGTCGACATGCCTCAGCCAGTCACACTGACGGCCGGCACGCGCCTGGGCAACGGAGATTTGGTTCTTGTGAACGAGACCGGGGCCGTGCTGCGCAGCACGGATGATGGGAAACATTTCAACCCTGTTTCGGTCGAGAACGCCTCGTTATTTACAGATGTGCTCCAGAGCGCCGATGGAGCCCTTATCACTAGCGGCATTCGGGGAACCACGCGGATTGAGCTGCAAAACAACAGTGGGAACTCTTAA